One Sporomusaceae bacterium FL31 DNA window includes the following coding sequences:
- the ydeE gene encoding putative HTH-type transcriptional regulator YdeE, which produces MDLLEKMNGALVYIEENLTDNIDYKEVARLACCSEYHFKRMFSFLAGVTLSEYIRRRRLTLAAFELKEKNIKVIDIAIKYGYNSPDSFSRAFQSLHGVTPTEARNNGHSLKAYPKMTFQLSIQGGIEMNYRVEDKAAFRIIGIKKKVSLIYQGVNPEIAEMWQSLNMETIDQLKQLSNVEPRGLLSASTNFSEGRQEKGTLDHYIGAATTNDCPPNLTALEVPALTWAVFLAVGPFPNTLQDIWGRIYSEWFPYSNYEQAEGPEILWNEHKDVTSPTFKSEIWIPVLKKH; this is translated from the coding sequence ATGGATCTACTGGAAAAAATGAATGGCGCTTTAGTCTATATCGAAGAAAACCTTACCGATAATATTGATTATAAAGAAGTTGCCAGACTGGCGTGCTGTTCGGAATATCATTTTAAGCGGATGTTTTCTTTCCTGGCCGGTGTGACATTATCGGAGTATATCCGCCGGCGACGTCTCACGCTTGCAGCCTTTGAGCTAAAAGAAAAAAACATCAAGGTCATTGATATTGCCATTAAATACGGTTATAACTCGCCTGATTCTTTTAGCAGAGCTTTTCAAAGTTTGCATGGCGTTACCCCGACCGAAGCTAGGAATAATGGCCATTCACTTAAAGCTTATCCAAAAATGACCTTTCAGTTATCCATTCAAGGAGGCATTGAAATGAATTATCGCGTCGAAGATAAAGCCGCATTTCGCATCATTGGCATCAAGAAAAAAGTTTCTTTAATCTATCAGGGAGTCAATCCTGAGATTGCCGAAATGTGGCAGTCTCTAAATATGGAAACAATTGATCAGCTTAAGCAATTGTCTAATGTCGAACCGCGTGGACTATTAAGTGCATCGACAAACTTCTCTGAAGGAAGACAGGAGAAAGGAACGCTTGATCACTATATCGGCGCTGCCACGACAAACGATTGTCCGCCTAACCTGACAGCGCTTGAAGTACCGGCTCTAACCTGGGCAGTATTCCTGGCAGTCGGCCCATTTCCGAATACCCTCCAGGACATCTGGGGACGCATTTATTCCGAGTGGTTTCCCTATTCAAACTATGAGCAAGCAGAAGGCCCGGAGATACTATGGAACGAACATAAAGATGTTACTTCACCAACATTTAAAAGTGAAATCTGGATACCGGTTTTGAAAAAACATTAA
- a CDS encoding dGTP triphosphohydrolase — protein sequence MNRDYSLFIVFYLFALANIAQAFVLSTHDLTVAGALQLITYLLLLKVRPILGFAILVAEILATGFVYTGMAFYEQWEKSLQSAVIVKLLLFMVTTGLAWLMILFLKNTSSKLKKADQALLKLKKYEESSGILTLNEFLYRAEAIHTAMKRRNETGYLITITIVPQGKDFALKTLHEAFSRAALMAVRTQYDIVGKRSANELLLLLQHATLDGSKLVVIRFKEKLQAIVQVPVNLYQIDIQQLPANWEYTRFTISGESLPLPPKQTGYLL from the coding sequence TTGAACCGTGATTATTCTTTGTTTATCGTATTTTATCTGTTTGCCTTGGCAAATATTGCCCAGGCTTTTGTTTTATCCACACATGATTTGACTGTGGCCGGAGCATTACAACTGATCACTTATTTGTTGCTGCTTAAAGTCCGGCCCATATTAGGGTTTGCCATCTTAGTGGCCGAAATTCTTGCTACCGGCTTTGTCTACACAGGAATGGCGTTTTACGAACAATGGGAGAAGTCTTTACAATCAGCAGTCATTGTTAAGCTATTGTTATTTATGGTCACAACAGGCTTGGCCTGGCTGATGATATTGTTCCTTAAAAATACTTCCAGCAAGCTTAAGAAAGCCGATCAAGCTCTGCTCAAATTAAAAAAATATGAAGAAAGCAGCGGTATACTGACCTTAAATGAATTTTTATATCGTGCTGAAGCTATCCATACCGCCATGAAGCGCCGCAATGAGACAGGCTATTTAATTACGATTACCATTGTTCCTCAAGGCAAAGACTTTGCCCTAAAAACCCTTCATGAAGCTTTCAGCCGGGCTGCTCTAATGGCTGTCCGAACCCAGTACGACATCGTAGGAAAACGCTCAGCCAATGAGCTCTTGCTGCTGCTGCAGCATGCGACCCTTGATGGCAGCAAACTTGTAGTGATACGGTTCAAGGAAAAATTGCAGGCCATTGTTCAGGTTCCGGTAAACCTGTATCAGATTGACATTCAACAATTGCCCGCCAACTGGGAATACACCAGATTCACAATCAGCGGCGAATCGCTGCCTCTGCCGCCAAAACAAACAGGGTATTTACTATGA
- a CDS encoding AraC family transcriptional regulator, with translation MHKAEQVNFWRLPQLSNLELLHATYVNHCFAKHIHDCFAIGVIEHGALKFSYRGEKLIAPAGCINLVVPGEAHDGSAGSDEGWTYRMFYLEPQLLEQAAYELVGSPKQKPFFMAGTIHDDDLANQIRNLHFLLEQSTCSLIEQESRLLMLLTTFIARHADQSFTFRHVGKENRAVNLVREYIEDTYTENISIKSLAQHCHLSPFHLIRVFRTHIGVPPHVYLKQVRIKQAKLLLAKRMSIASVAHETGFVDQSHFSRQFKQITGITPNQYSNIIQENSSERATMK, from the coding sequence GTGCACAAAGCAGAACAAGTGAATTTCTGGAGGCTGCCGCAATTAAGCAATCTTGAATTGCTGCATGCTACCTATGTCAATCATTGCTTTGCCAAACATATTCATGATTGTTTTGCCATTGGTGTTATTGAGCACGGTGCACTGAAGTTTTCTTATCGCGGTGAAAAGCTCATTGCTCCTGCAGGCTGTATCAATCTGGTTGTTCCAGGGGAAGCGCATGACGGCTCGGCCGGATCAGATGAGGGTTGGACTTATCGCATGTTTTATCTTGAACCGCAACTGCTGGAACAGGCTGCTTATGAACTGGTTGGCAGTCCAAAGCAAAAGCCGTTCTTTATGGCAGGTACTATCCATGATGATGATCTAGCCAATCAAATTAGAAATTTGCACTTTTTGCTGGAGCAGTCTACATGCTCACTTATAGAGCAGGAATCACGCCTGCTTATGCTGCTTACGACATTTATTGCCCGTCATGCTGACCAATCATTTACGTTTCGTCATGTAGGCAAAGAAAACCGGGCAGTTAACTTAGTTCGTGAATATATTGAAGACACTTATACCGAAAACATTTCAATTAAGAGCTTAGCACAGCATTGCCATTTGAGTCCGTTTCATTTAATCCGCGTTTTTAGAACACATATTGGCGTTCCTCCTCACGTCTATCTGAAACAGGTCAGAATAAAGCAGGCTAAGTTGCTGCTGGCAAAGCGGATGTCTATTGCCTCCGTTGCCCATGAAACCGGCTTTGTAGATCAGAGTCACTTTTCGCGTCAATTTAAGCAAATTACCGGGATCACTCCCAACCAATACAGCAATATCATACAAGAAAATTCTTCTGAAAGAGCTACAATGAAATAA
- a CDS encoding N-acetylglucosaminyltransferase yields MSAFFLIVCLFFWLLLGYYSILTVAGILYRVEKRHSPKLTSYPSVSIFIPAYNEGIVLSATLDAMLKLDYPGELTVYVLNDHSKDNTGEIAQFYADLFPRIRHILVPPGLPKGKSRVLNHGLSISQSEYFAVYDADNQPEPAALRLLVEAAVNTPKAVGAVGYVKTINEERNLLTRMISLEFQVFQLLMQAGRWKLFKTGSLTGTNMLVARSAIEQVGGYDPYALAEDADLTLTLTAAGGLLPIIPESVTWEQEPETFAVWLKQRTRWSQGNIYILAKSFYEHSWLKGRVLVHIVQQFIVYVGFAGLLIASDVWLILGITGTIREHYTAPLLLLWFYSYMVYLLQLLSAQTVDKRLTLSNIFVAIIMYVTYAQLFLLLLIRGCYSYFRHQHGSSSGPVWDKTDRF; encoded by the coding sequence ATGAGTGCATTCTTTCTGATTGTCTGTCTTTTCTTTTGGCTTTTATTAGGCTATTATTCAATATTGACTGTAGCGGGAATTCTTTATCGGGTTGAAAAACGCCACAGTCCTAAACTGACGAGTTATCCCAGTGTCAGTATTTTTATCCCTGCCTATAATGAAGGCATTGTACTGTCTGCAACACTGGATGCCATGCTCAAGCTGGACTATCCCGGTGAGCTGACCGTATATGTCTTAAATGACCATTCAAAAGATAATACGGGCGAAATTGCCCAATTTTATGCCGACTTGTTTCCCCGAATCCGTCACATTCTTGTTCCCCCCGGATTACCCAAGGGAAAATCGCGGGTATTAAACCACGGTTTATCAATCTCCCAATCAGAATATTTTGCTGTATATGATGCAGATAATCAGCCTGAGCCAGCTGCCTTGCGGCTGCTGGTAGAAGCAGCGGTCAACACTCCGAAGGCGGTTGGTGCAGTCGGCTATGTAAAAACCATTAATGAAGAAAGAAATTTGCTTACACGCATGATTTCACTGGAATTTCAGGTATTTCAACTGCTCATGCAGGCAGGACGCTGGAAATTGTTCAAAACCGGCTCACTGACAGGCACCAATATGCTGGTGGCGCGATCGGCAATCGAACAAGTGGGTGGCTATGATCCGTATGCTCTGGCCGAAGATGCTGACCTGACCCTGACCCTAACGGCTGCCGGAGGTCTACTGCCCATTATTCCCGAGTCAGTGACCTGGGAACAGGAACCTGAGACATTTGCCGTATGGCTGAAACAGCGCACCCGCTGGAGCCAGGGAAATATCTACATTTTGGCTAAATCATTCTACGAACACAGTTGGTTAAAAGGACGAGTTCTTGTCCATATTGTACAGCAATTTATTGTATATGTAGGTTTTGCTGGCCTGCTCATTGCCTCTGACGTCTGGTTGATCTTGGGAATAACAGGTACCATCCGTGAACACTATACCGCCCCACTCCTGCTGCTCTGGTTTTATTCCTATATGGTCTATCTGCTGCAGTTGCTTAGTGCGCAAACTGTTGATAAACGCCTGACTTTGTCTAATATCTTTGTCGCCATCATTATGTACGTGACTTATGCACAATTATTTTTGCTCCTGCTCATCCGGGGATGCTACAGTTATTTCCGTCATCAGCATGGCTCAAGCTCTGGCCCGGTTTGGGATAAAACCGACCGCTTTTAA